Proteins encoded within one genomic window of Camelina sativa cultivar DH55 chromosome 19, Cs, whole genome shotgun sequence:
- the LOC104766279 gene encoding adenylate isopentenyltransferase 7, mitochondrial-like, translating to MKFSISALKQVQPILSFKNKVSMVNVNSFLHPKEKVVFVMGATGSGKTRLAIDLATRFQTEIINSDKIQLYKGLDVLTNKVTPQESRGVPHHLLGVLDSEFGNLTAIQYSRLASQAISTLSANHKLPIVAGGSNSYIEALANHTSGFLLNNYECCFIWVDVSLPVLNSFVSKRVDRMMETGLLEEVREVFNPKADYSVGIRRAIGVPELHEYLRYESLVDRATQRMMLDVAVKNIKKNTELLACRQFKKIQRLNKKWKLSMHRVDATEVFLKHNVEEQDEAWDSLVARPSERIVDKFYNNNNNQLKSDDVEHCLAASSYGGGSGSRAHNMI from the coding sequence atgaagTTCTCAATCTCAGCACTGAAGCAGGTACAACCAATCTTGAGCTTCAAAAACAAGGTATCTATGGTCAATGTCAACTCTTTTCTCCATCCCAAAGAGAAAGTCGTCTTTGTGATGGGAGCTACCGGATCGGGTAAGACTCGTCTCGCCATCGACCTAGCAACTCGTTTCCAAACAGAGATCATAAACTCCGACAAGATTCAACTTTACAAGGGTCTCGACGTGCTCACAAACAAAGTGACCCCTCAAGAATCCCGAGGCGTGCCTCACCACTTGCTCGGAGTATTAGACTCGGAATTCGGAAACCTAACGGCCATCCAGTACAGCCGCCTTGCGTCACAAGCAATCTCAACACTCTCAGCGAACCATAAGCTTCCCATAGTAGCCGGTGGATCAAACTCTTACATTGAAGCACTTGCAAACCATACCTCAGGGTTCTTGTTAAATAACTACGAATGCTGTTTCATTTGGGTTGACGTTTCCTTACCCGTACTCAACTCCTTCGTCTCAAAACGCGTTGACCGCATGATGGAAACAGGATTACTCGAAGAAGTGAGAGAAGTATTCAATCCCAAAGCGGATTATTCCGTGGGGATACGAAGAGCTATCGGAGTCCCCGAGCTTCACGAATACTTACGTTACGAATCTCTAGTTGACCGTGCCACACAAAGAATGATGCTTGACGTCGCggttaaaaatatcaaaaagaacACAGAGTTATTAGCTTGTCGACAGTTTAAAAAGATTCAACGTCTGAACAAGAAGTGGAAGTTGTCTATGCACCGCGTGGACGCTACTGAGGTGTTCTTGAAACATAACGTAGAAGAACAAGACGAGGCTTGGGATAGTCTCGTAGCTAGACCGAGCGAGAGGATCGTCGAtaagttttataataataataacaaccaaCTTAAAAGTGATGATGTTGAGCACTGTTTGGCGGCGTCGTCTTACGGCGGAGGAAGTGGAAGTAGAGCCCACAATATGATATGA
- the LOC109130935 gene encoding uncharacterized protein LOC109130935: MKMKMKMKMLLRRDRSGRISKLRCWNWCKEQRTRAYIIWRCLLFLLRWDD; the protein is encoded by the coding sequence atgaagatgaagatgaagatgaagatgttgttaAGACGAGATAGATCGGGTCGGATATCGAAGCTCCGGTGCTGGAATTGGTGTAAAGAGCAGAGAACACGAGCGTACATAATCTGGAGGTGTTTGCTTTTCTTGTTACGGTGGGATGACTAA
- the LOC109130830 gene encoding LOW QUALITY PROTEIN: uncharacterized protein LOC109130830 (The sequence of the model RefSeq protein was modified relative to this genomic sequence to represent the inferred CDS: substituted 2 bases at 2 genomic stop codons) — protein MVFGHFVYTVLEVVLKYTGVGLSLLPLFVRAGVCTYIYVCVCVCMVDVAMLESNISGITXXVRMMEKMKERLEKIKRTMRQNKAKLHIIRICITMLLSSDDNS, from the coding sequence ATGGTGTTTGGACACTTTGTATATACAGTGTTGGAGGTTGTGCTCAAGTATACAGGTGTGGGATTGTCGCTTCTTCCTTTGTTCGTACGTGCAGGTGTTTGcacgtatatatatgtatgcgtgtgtgtgtgtatggTAGATGTTGCCATGTTGGAATCCAACATATCTGGAATTACTTGATGAGTCAGGATGAtggaaaaaatgaaagagaggtTGGAGAAGATAAAGAGGACGATGAGGCAAAATAAAGCAAAGCTTCATATCATCAGAATTTGCATCACTATGCTTCTTTCTTCCGATGATAACTCTTAG